The sequence GGCGGACGTATCGCTGCACCGCCGCGAGCAGACGCGCCTGGACCTGTGCCAGCCGATCGACGTCTTCCGGCGTGCGACGCAGCTTCACTTCGGGATGGCGGCGCAGCGTTCCGAGCCCTGAGCAGGGAGCATCCAGCAGCACCAGATCGAAGCTCTCGAACGCGACGTCAGGAATGGGGAGCGTGGCGTCGGCGGGGCGCGCTTCGAGGTTGTCCAGCCCCAGCCGCCGTGCGGACTCGGCGATGGCAGCGGCCTTCTTGGTGTGCAGATCGACGGCCAGCACCGACCCTTCTCCGGCGATCTCCGCCAGATGGCATGCCTTGCCGCCCGGGGCGGCGCAGGCGTCCAGCACACGGGCCGACCTGCCGGGTGCGGCGAACAGCGAGACGAGTTGCGCGGCTTCGTCCTGGGCCTGGAAGAGGCCCTGCTCGTGTCCATCGATGTCCAGCGCAGGCGGCGCGCCGTCGGCGAGGACCAGCGCGTCCGGACTGTAGCGGCCGGGGCGCGAATCGATCCCCGACTCGCGCAGCACCTCCTGGACGCGCGCCGGCGTGGCCCTGCGGCGGGCGACGCGGATGGTGGCGGCGGCCTGCTGCTGATTTGCCAGGCACAGTTGCTCCGCCTCAGCCGGACCCAGCCACCGCATCCACCGCTCCACGATCCAGCGCGGGTGCGACGTCAGCGCCGCCATATGCCCGACCGGATCGACTTCCGATGAAGGTGGCGGCGGCGAGGCCCGCGTCTCCGACAGCCTCCGCAGGACGGCGTTGACGAAGCCCGTCGCGCGCGCGGCCTTCAGCTCTTTCGCCAGCTCGACCGCCTCGTTGACCGCTGCCCGGGCCGGCACCTTCTCGTGATGCAGCAGCTCGAACGCGCCGAGGCGCAGCGCGACCCGGACGGGCTCGTCGAGATCGTCGAGCGCCCGGTCGCTGTGCGCCGAAAGTGCCCGGTCCAGCTGGAGTTGCCAGCGCAGCGTCCCGTAGGTCAGCTCCGTCGCCAGCGCCACCTCGCGCGGCTCGAGAACGCCCGCCTGCCGCAGCGCGGAATCGAGCGCCAGGTTGGCGAACGCCCCTCCCTGCGCGACGCGCATGAGGACCTCCCCCGCGATGCGCCGCGCGGGCGTCACCATGGGGCGCTTCTATCATGCGCGGACGACGTCCCGGGGATTCGCCTTGCCAAAGCAGGTTGATGCGCTTTAGTCTCCCCTACATGCGGACCTTTTCCCGGAGTCGGCTTTGGAGGCGCTTCTCCTCCCGCAGCCGTCGAGCTTCCCGGTGATCTGCTGACGCCTTTCGGCGTCTTCTGCCTCCTCGACGAAAAGCAACAGCAGGACGCGTTCCTGTTCGAAGGAGCGCTCGGACGATACAGCTACGTGGGCGTCGGGGGCGATGGCGCGCGTCTCTCGCTCCGCCGAGACGCGGATCCGCTGCAGACGCTCCGGCGCGCCCTGGACGCGGAACGCGTAGAGCGCAGCGAAGACTTGCCGCCGTTTTCCGGAGGCTACGTCGGTTATCTC comes from Deltaproteobacteria bacterium and encodes:
- the rsmB gene encoding 16S rRNA (cytosine(967)-C(5))-methyltransferase RsmB, translated to MVTPARRIAGEVLMRVAQGGAFANLALDSALRQAGVLEPREVALATELTYGTLRWQLQLDRALSAHSDRALDDLDEPVRVALRLGAFELLHHEKVPARAAVNEAVELAKELKAARATGFVNAVLRRLSETRASPPPPSSEVDPVGHMAALTSHPRWIVERWMRWLGPAEAEQLCLANQQQAAATIRVARRRATPARVQEVLRESGIDSRPGRYSPDALVLADGAPPALDIDGHEQGLFQAQDEAAQLVSLFAAPGRSARVLDACAAPGGKACHLAEIAGEGSVLAVDLHTKKAAAIAESARRLGLDNLEARPADATLPIPDVAFESFDLVLLDAPCSGLGTLRRHPEVKLRRTPEDVDRLAQVQARLLAAVQRYVRPGGLLVYALCTLTPEECDEQVQRFLGAFSQFELDRPPPSFPADCLDRDFLRTLPHRTSTDGFFAARLRRTA